Sequence from the Thermocaproicibacter melissae genome:
GAAAAGCGGCAGAGGTTCCAGATAAATAATATCGCTGCGGTCCTTTGCGTCGCCTTCTGCGAGCACGGCCGCGCGGCCGACAATGTTGCCGCCATACATTCCGACGAGCTTCTCCATGGCTGCAAGCGATTCGCCGGTGCTGATAACGTCGTCAACAATCAACACGCGCTTGCCGCGCAGAACCTTTTCGTCCTCTTCCGAAAGGAAAAGCTTCTGGATATGATCCGTTGTAATGGACTTCACTTCGACGGAAATCGGGTTTCTCATATATACCTTGACGCTTTTGCGCGCCACAACATATTTGCCGCAGCCCTGCCTTGCCATCTCATAGCAAAGCGGAATTCCCTTTGTTTCGGCGGTCACGACGACGTCGTGTTCCGGGCACTTTTTCAGAAGTGCGGCGGCGGTCTTCTCCGTCAGTTCCACATCGCCGAGCATGATGAAGCCGGCAATGTCGAGGTGCTCATTAATCGGGCAAATCGGCAGCTGCCGCTTGCAACCTGCAATCGTCATTTCATAGTATTTCCCGCTCATAATCAGAACGACCTTTCAAAATGTAATCGGCATCCGTGCGCAGCCTTCCATCAGCCGGGAGGCCACTTCATCGAACGCCCGCCAAGCAGGTGGAAATGCAGATGCGGCACAGTCTGGCCGCCGTCTTTGCCTGCGTTGCAGACGATGCGGAAGCCGTCATCGAGGTGCTGCTCCGCTGCAAGCTTTGCAGCTACTTCGTAAATATGTGCGACAACACTGCTGTTTTCCGGCGTGATTTCAGCCGCAGAAGCAATGTGCTCTTTCGGGATAATCAAAATATGCACCGGAGCCTGCGGCTCAAGATCATAGAATGCAAGGACTTTGTCGTCCTCGTAGACCTTTTTGCTCGGAATCTCGCCTGCGGCGATTTTACAGAACACACAGTCCATCGCGGAACCTCCTTTGCACAACGGTATTATTATAGCCTTATTTCAACATATCCGCAACAATTTTTTCGGCTGCGGAAAGAGCATCATCAAGCTTTGAAACATCTTTTGCGCCGGCCATGGCACTGTCTGGGCGTCCGCCGCCGCTTCCTCCCGCGACTGCGGCAACGCTGCGGACAATCTTGCCCGCATGGGCACCCTTGGCCTGTGCGTCTTTGCCTGCGCAGGCAGCAATGTTAATCTTTTCTCCGTTCACGCCGGCAATAACGGCGACGCAGTTCTGCGAGCGTTCCAGCACCTTGTCGCACATTACGCGCAGGGCGGCAGGCTCC
This genomic interval carries:
- a CDS encoding phosphoribosyltransferase family protein; translated protein: MSGKYYEMTIAGCKRQLPICPINEHLDIAGFIMLGDVELTEKTAAALLKKCPEHDVVVTAETKGIPLCYEMARQGCGKYVVARKSVKVYMRNPISVEVKSITTDHIQKLFLSEEDEKVLRGKRVLIVDDVISTGESLAAMEKLVGMYGGNIVGRAAVLAEGDAKDRSDIIYLEPLPLFFK
- a CDS encoding histidine triad nucleotide-binding protein; this translates as MDCVFCKIAAGEIPSKKVYEDDKVLAFYDLEPQAPVHILIIPKEHIASAAEITPENSSVVAHIYEVAAKLAAEQHLDDGFRIVCNAGKDGGQTVPHLHFHLLGGRSMKWPPG